One Brassica napus cultivar Da-Ae chromosome C4, Da-Ae, whole genome shotgun sequence genomic region harbors:
- the LOC125585856 gene encoding uncharacterized protein LOC125585856 encodes MQRGHTITSWELFKGEFERKYFPPEAKHRLERQFINLVQGDRPMRSYESAFTRLRRHVFDGREDEATMIRNFMYGLKPELGSRLAGSNFSSLFELVEKAVNVETVLDAERKTIQHSGGHTKFSQGEMPNFNKGPRSHKGKGREFGGQANNRGNTGVCYTCDQPGHISRFCPKNQRNNQRSNQQVYSSIRMEDVTCFSCGMKGHYASSCPNKPIPLTPLAIRAPPSRPAIEPAPKKQNLGGKVCALGLENPNNAGPSSGPITGATHSFVTPEVAARFWDCFVVDRIHVAVLTPADRTLQADQCIKNVPLVIQCKEFVADLLVVPLEGYKVILGMDWLSSYGVQIDCGKGRLLFGRGKRTEVVY; translated from the exons ATGCAGCGTGGACACACCATCACATCATGGGAATTGTTCAAGGGAGAGTTTGAGAGGAAGTATTTTCCTCCAGAAGCGAAGCATCGGTTGGAGCGCCAGTTCATCAACCTTGTTCAAGGAGATAGGCCAATGAGGAGCTACGAATCTGCGTTCACAAGGTTGAGGCGACATGTTTTTGATGGGCGTGAAGATGAAGCAACTATGATCCGTAACTTTATGTACGGATTGAAGCCGGAGCTtggaagtcgtttagctggaagcAACTTTAGCAGCTTATTTGAGTTGGTGGAAAAAGCTGTTAATGTTGAGACTGTGTTAGATGCAGAAAGGAAGACTATACAACATTCTGGTGGACACACCAAGTTTAGCCAAGGAGAAATGCCGAATTTCAACAAGGGTCCAAGATCTCACAAAGGCAAAGGGCGAGAATTTGGAGGCCAAGCCAACAATCGTGGTAACACTGGGGTATGTTACACATGTGATCAGCCGGGACATatttcaaggttttgtcccaaaaacCAGCGGAATAACCAACGGAGTAACCAGCAGGTTTATTCATCGATAAGGATGGAAGAtgtcacttgtttctcttgcggTATGAAGGGCCATTATGCATCGTCATGTCCAAACAAGCCAATCCCTTTGACCCCTCTCGCGATCCGAGCTCCTCCTAGTCGTCCAGCAATTGAGCCAGCaccaaagaagcaaaacctAGGAGGTAAAGTTTGTGCCTTAGGTTTAGAAAATCCAAACAATGCAGGACCGTCAAGCGGTCCCATCACAG gggcaacacatagttttgtgacccCTGAAGTAGCTGCCCGGTTTTGGGATTGTTTTGTGGTTGATAGGATACACGTGGCCGTCTTGACCCCCGCAGACCGAACCCTTCAAGCAGATCAGTGTATCAAGAATGTTCCGTTGGTCATTCAATGCAAAGAGTTTGTGGCAGATTTGTTAGTCGTGCCTTTGGAAGGGTACAAAGTAatccttggaatggattggttATCAAGCTATGGAGTTCAGATCGATTGTGGAAAGGGAAGGTTGTTGTTTGGCAGAGGTAAACGAACAGAGGTGGTATACTAG
- the BNAC04G16200D gene encoding heavy metal-associated isoprenylated plant protein 1, with protein sequence MVCECDVEKKKKEPAVHVVLQVDLHCDGCISSIVRLAGCLEGVETVRADPVSNKLTLIGFMDPVKTAEKLQKKTNKKIELLSPKPKKDTSKLNNHAKADVKTTMIAVSTVSLKLNCACDGCITRIHKTISKTKGVYQVKIDREMEVVSVTGTMEVKTVTENLKRKLKKTVQVVPEKKDKKKENAEGISKSGSPGLPCYGFNYGLGPYGFLGGPITELFSQEDPNSCCVM encoded by the exons ATGGTGTGCGAGTGTGacgtggagaagaagaaaaaagagccGGCGGTTCACGTGGTTCTTCAGGTGGACCTTCACTGCGACGGATGTATCTCGAGTATCGTCAGATTAGCCGGTTGTTTGGAAG GAGTTGAAACTGTGAGAGCAGATCCTGTTTCGAACAAGCTCACTCTCATTGGGTTCATGGATCCAGTGAAGACTGCAGAGAAATTGCAGAAAAAGACCAATAAGAAGATCGAGCTGCTATCTCCAAAGCCCAAGAAAGACACTTCCAAACTAAACAACCACGCAAAGGCTGATGTCAAGACTACTATG ATCGCTGTGAGCACAGTGAGCCTGAAGTTGAATTGTGCATGTGACGGTTGCATCACGAGGATTCACAAAACTATCTCCAAGACCAAAG GTGTCTACCAGGTGAAAATAGACAGAGAGATGGAAGTAGTTAGTGTCACAGGGACGATGGAGGTTAAGACTGTGACAGAGAATCTGAAAAGGAAACTGAAGAAAACCGTCCAGGTTGTGCCTgagaagaaggacaagaagaaagagaatgcAGAGGGAATCTCCAAATCCGGGTCTCCAGGCCTGCCATGCTACGGTTTCAATTATGGGCTTGGACCTTACGGTTTCTTGGGAGGCCCAATCACAGAGCTTTTCAGTCAGGAGGATCCCAACTCTTGCTGCGTTATGTGA